One genomic region from Patescibacteria group bacterium encodes:
- the tyrS gene encoding tyrosine--tRNA ligase: MRIDTSPDKIKEVLERGVENIYPSKDNFDKVLKSGKQLKIYTGIDPTGPALHMGHGVVLMKLRELQDLGHKIILLIGDFTGMIGDPTDKTAARQKLTRKQVLENAKNYKKQAGLILDMGKTEIKYNSKWLGKLKFADILELATHFTVQQMLERDMFKKRIRKVKCVQCGGIFKSPIQFESEESFNSAKLTGNVTTCPLCGLGTPCNKENMVSDVEFRSIYLHEFLYPVMQSYDSVAMDVDLEVGGNDQTFNMLAGRDLMKDLKNKEKFVLTTKLLTDPTGKKMGKTEGNMITLEDTAEEMYGKVMSWPDTLMELAFEICTRMPSEEIKNILAGDPRDAKMKLALEIVKIYHSAKDAAKAEEHFVNLFQKKEKPENIPTVAAHQDRCNITDLLVHSGLASSKSEARRLVEQGGVKVNNQTVENPETEFDIIKEGLIIQKGKRHFIKIVK; encoded by the coding sequence ATGAGAATAGATACATCACCCGACAAAATTAAAGAAGTTTTGGAAAGGGGCGTGGAAAATATTTATCCGTCCAAGGATAATTTTGACAAAGTATTAAAATCGGGCAAGCAATTAAAAATTTATACCGGCATTGACCCGACCGGTCCCGCTTTGCACATGGGCCACGGCGTGGTTTTAATGAAATTGCGCGAATTGCAGGACTTGGGGCATAAAATAATCCTGCTTATCGGCGACTTTACCGGCATGATTGGCGACCCGACTGATAAAACCGCTGCTCGTCAGAAATTGACCCGAAAGCAGGTTTTAGAAAACGCCAAGAATTACAAAAAACAAGCTGGCTTGATTTTAGATATGGGGAAAACTGAGATTAAATATAATAGCAAGTGGCTGGGGAAATTGAAATTTGCCGATATTTTGGAATTAGCAACGCATTTTACCGTGCAACAGATGCTCGAGAGGGATATGTTTAAGAAGCGGATAAGAAAAGTTAAATGCGTGCAGTGCGGGGGGATATTCAAATCTCCCATACAATTTGAAAGTGAAGAATCTTTTAATTCTGCTAAATTAACTGGGAATGTAACAACGTGTCCATTGTGCGGTTTAGGTACGCCGTGTAATAAAGAGAATATGGTTAGTGATGTTGAATTTAGATCGATTTACCTCCACGAATTTTTATATCCCGTGATGCAGTCCTATGATTCGGTGGCCATGGACGTTGATTTGGAAGTTGGCGGCAATGACCAAACATTTAATATGCTTGCCGGCCGTGATTTAATGAAAGACCTAAAAAATAAGGAAAAATTTGTTTTAACCACCAAACTTTTGACTGACCCAACCGGCAAAAAGATGGGCAAGACCGAAGGCAATATGATTACCCTTGAAGACACCGCCGAGGAAATGTATGGCAAAGTGATGAGTTGGCCGGATACTTTGATGGAATTGGCTTTTGAAATTTGTACTCGCATGCCATCGGAGGAGATTAAAAACATTCTTGCCGGAGACCCGCGCGATGCCAAAATGAAATTGGCGTTGGAAATTGTTAAGATATATCACTCGGCCAAAGACGCCGCAAAAGCCGAAGAGCATTTTGTTAACCTTTTTCAAAAAAAGGAAAAACCGGAAAACATTCCGACTGTGGCCGCGCATCAAGACCGATGTAATATCACGGACCTGCTGGTGCATTCCGGCTTAGCTTCCTCCAAGAGCGAAGCGCGGCGGTTGGTGGAGCAGGGCGGCGTAAAAGTTAATAATCAAACCGTGGAAAATCCGGAAACGGAATTTGACATTATCAAGGAAGGGCTTATTATTCAAAAAGGCAAAAGGCATTTTATAAAAATCGTGAAATAA